The genomic segment CCCCCGAGACGTGCTGGGCAACGCCCTGGCTGCCATGGTGGAAAGCCTGCGCGCCAAGGCCTTGCTGGCCGAGCAGATCGCAGGGGGCGACCTGAGCGCCCAGATTGCGCCCCAGTCCCCCCAGGACGTGCTGGGCAATGCCCTGGCGGCGATGGTGGCGAGCCTGCGCAAGATGACCCAGGAGATCGGTGAAGGCATCAATGTCCTGGCCGCCTCCGCCAGCGAGATCGTCGCCTCCACCACCCAGGTGGCCTCCAGCTCCGCCGAGACCGCCACCGCGGTGAGCCAGACCATGGCCACCGTCGAGGAGGTCAAGCAGACCTCCCAACTGGCCGCCGAGAAGGCCCGGCAGGTCTCCGAGTCGGCCCAGCGCACCGTCGAAATATCCAAGAGCGGCAGGAAATCCGTGGACGAGTCCGTCGAATCCATGCACCGCATCCAGGAGCAGATGGAGTCCATCGCCGAGAGCATCGTCCGCCTCTCCGAGCAGGGACAGGCCATCGGCGAAATCATCGCCACCGTGAATGACCTGGCCGAGCAATCCAACCTGCTGGCCGTGAATGCCGCCATCGAGGCCGCCAAGGCCGGCGACCAGGGCAAGGGCTTCGCCGTCGTCGCCCAGGAAGTCAAGAGCCTGGCCGAGCAATCCAAGCAGGCCACGGCCCAGGTCCGCGCCATCCTCGGCGACATCCAGAAGGCCACCGGCGGCGCCGTCATGGCCACCGAGCAGGGCAACAAGGCGGTGGAAGCCGGCGTCAAGCTCTCCGCCGAAGTGGGCGAGTCGATCCGGGTGCTGGCCGAGAGCATCGCCGAGGCCGCCCGGGCCGCCACCCAGATCGCCGTCTCCGCCCAGCAGCAACTGGTGGGCATGGACCAGGCGGTGCTGGCGATCCAGAACATCCGCGAGGCCAGCAGCCAGAACGTGGCCAGCACCCGCCAGACCGAGGGCGCCGCCCAGAACCTTCACGAGCTGGGCGTGAAACTGAAACAACTGGTGGCCCGCTATCGGGCCTGATGCACTCTGAAAACGAAGCGGGAGCAAAGGCAAATGAAGACCTCGATCGGCGCGAAGTTGTGGCTGAGTTTCCTGGCGATCCTGGCGATCCTGCTGATGGTGGGCAGCGCCTCCTATCTGAGCACAGTGAAACTGACCGAGACGGCCCAGTGGGTGTCCCATACCCGGGAAGTCCAGGGGCGACTGAAGGATCTATTGATCGCCATGGATGACATCCAGGTCGGACAGCGGGGCTATGTCATTACCGGAGAAGAGTCCTATCTGGAGCCCTATCAGGCAGCCCTGGGCCAGGTGGATGGGATTCTCCGAAACCTCAAGGAACTGTTGGCGAACAACACCGAGCAACTGCGGCGGCTGGAACGCATTGTTCCGATTGTCAGCAATAGATTGGCCCATTCCAAGGATCTGGTGGAGCTACGGCGCCGCAAGGGCTACGAGGCGGCCCACAAGGTGGTCATGGCCGGCCAGGGCGAAAAGCTGATGGATGAGCTGCGCGAGGTGATGAAGGAAATGGAAGACCAGGAGCTGATATTGCTCAAGCAACGCGAGGAGGAAGCCAGGACCAGCACGGAACATACGGTGCAGACCATCATTGGCGGCGTCCTGGCGGCCGCGGTCCTGGTGGTGGGGGCCGGCATCTTCCTCACCCGTCATATCGCCCGGCCCCTGCGGGAAGTGACCGAGGTGGCGGAAAGAGTCACCGCCGGAGAACTGGCCACTCACCTGTCACCGGGCAACCGGGACGACGAGGTGGGAGCCTTGATGCGGGCCTTCGTCCGCATGACGCAGTCCCTTCAGGGCATGGCGACCGCGGCGGAACGGGTGGCGGGAGGAGATCTCACCGTCCAGATTGCGCCCCAGTCCCCCCAGGACGTGCTGGGCAATGCCCTGGCGGCGATGGTGGCGAGCCTGCGCAAGATGACCCAGGAGATCGGTGAAGGCATCAATGTCCTGGCCGCCTCCGCCAGCGAGATCGTCGCCTCCACCACCCAGGTGGCCTCCAGCTCCGCCGAGACCGCCACCGCGGTGAGCCAGACCATGGCCACCGTCGAGGAGGTCAAGCAGACCTCCCAACTGGCCGCCGAGAAGGCCCGGCAGGTCTCCGAGTCGGCCCAGCGCACCGTCGAAATATCCAAGAGCGGCAGGAAATCCGTGGACGAGTCCGTCGAATCCATGCACCGCATCCAGGAGCAGATGGAGTCCATCGCCGAGAGCATCGTCCGCCTCTCCGAGCAAGGACAGGCCATCGGCGAAATCATCGCCACCGTGAATGACCTGGCCGAGCAATCCAACCTGCTGGCCGTGAATGCCGCCATCGAGGCCGCCAAGGCCGGCGACCAGGGCAAGGGCTTCGCCGTCGTCGCCCAGGAAGTCAAGAGCCTGGCCGAGCAGTCCAAGCAGGCCACGGCCCAGGTCCGCGCCATCCTCGGCGACATCCAGAAGGCCACCGGCGGCGCCGTCATGGCCACCGAGCAGGGCAACAAGGCGGTGGAGGCCGGCGTCAAGCTCTCCGCCGAGGTGGGCGAGTCGATCCGGGTGCTGGCCGAGAGCATCGCCGAGGCCGCCCGCGCCGCCACCCAGATCGCCGTCTCCGCCCAGCAGCAACTGGTGGGCATGGACCAGGCGGTGCTGGCGATCCAGAACATCCGCGAGGCCAGCAGCCAGAACGTGGCCAGCACCCGCCAGACCGAGGGCGCCGCCCAGAACCTTCATGAGCTGGGCGTGAAACTGAAACAACTGGTGGCCCGCTATCGGGCCTGAGCAGAAGGGAAAGGTGGAAGGCATGTATGTACCGCGGGATATCCGACAACTGATGCCGTTGTGGTCGAGACGGCTGGGCGGCGTCAGTATCGTTGTGGGCAGCATGGTATTGCTGGGCTGGCTGTTGGACATTCCAACCCTGAAGAGCCTGCACCCCGACCTGGTTACGATGAAAGCCAACACCGCGCTCTGCTTCTTGTCGGGCGGCGTCTCACTATATTTATGGCATGGCAGTGACGCCAGCCTGCGTCAACAGCGCGCCGCCTCGTGGTGTGCACAAGCCCTGGTACTGGTGGGAGGGCTGACCCTGGCGGAATACCTGCTGGGACGCGATTTCGGCATAGACCAGCTTCTGTTCAGGGAAGCCGAGGGAGCCGTGGCCACTTCATCGCCAGGACGCATGGCGCCGAACACGGCCCTGAGCTTCATACTGCTCGGCCTGGCCCTGACCAATCTGACCAGGAGCCGGCAAGAGGACCAACTGCCACGCTATTCGCAGGAACTTGCCCTGGCAGCCCTGGTGATCGCCCTGATCGCTTTGTTTGGCTATGCCTATGGCGTACATACCCTATATGGTTTTGCCAGCTATACGCGGATGGCCGTACACACGATGGGAGCCTTCCTCGTGCTGGCGAGCGGCGTCCTGATCGCCGTGCCGAATCAGGGGCTGATGGCCGTTGTCACTGCTCCGGGATCGGGAGGGCAGTTGGCACGCCGACTGCTGCCGGCAGCACTCGCCATTCCGGCAATTGTTGGCTGGTTGTTCATGGAAGGAGCACGAAAAGGCGCCTATGACATGGCCTTTGCCCTGACCTTGGTCGTTGTGAGCAACATCCTGGTGTTTTCTGTTCTCATCTGGTGGAACAGCAGATCCGTGGAGCAAGTCGATCGGGAGCGCCAACAGACCGAAGAGCGCTTCCGTAACGCCATCGAAGCCGCACCCAACGGCATTTTCATCGTCGATCGAAACGGACGGATCATCCTGGTCAATGCCAGGGCGGAACAGATGTTTGGTTATCCGCGGACGGAACTTCTGGGACAGTCAATCGAGATGCTGGTACCGGAACGCTTTCGTGCCAGGCATTCGAGCTACCTGACCTCCTATTTCCACAACCCAAGCACGCGTCCCATCGGCACTGGCCGCGATCTCTTTGGAAAGTGCCGGGACGAACGCGAGTTTCCGGTGGATATCGGTTTGAGCCCCATCCATAGTGACGAGGGTGACTTTGTGTTGACCACCGTCATTGATATCAGTGCGCGCAAGGAGACTGAAGACGCACTGCGCCAGGCCCGGGATCAACTGGAAGTACGAGTAGAGGAAAGGACCAGGGATCTGGCCACGGCCAATGATGCCGCCCAGGCTGAAATCATCGAGCGCAAGCGAGTGGAGCAGCAACTCATCCAGTTGATGACCGAAGTTCAGAAGACGGTGGACATCCTGGCCGCCTCCGCCAGCGAGATCGTCGCCTCCACCACCCAGGTGGCCTCCAGCTCCGCCGAGACCGCCACCGCGGTGAGCCAGACCATGGCCACCGTCGAGGAGGTCAAGCAGACCTCCCAACTGGCCGCCGAGAAGGCCCGGCAGGTCTCCGAGTCGGCCCAGCGCACCGTCGAAATATCCAAGAGCGGCAGGAAATCCGTGGACGAGTCCGTCGAATCCATGCACCGCATCCAGGAGCAGATGGAGTCCATCGCCGAGAGCATCGTCCGCCTTTCCGAGCAGGGACAGGCCATCGGCGAAATCATCGCTACCGTGAATGACCTGGCCGAGCAATCCAACCTGCTGGCCGTGAATGCCGCCATCGAGGCCGCCAAGGCCGGCGACCAGGGCAAGGGCTTCGCCGTCGTCGCCCAGGAAGTCAAGAGCCTGGCCGAGCAGTCCAAGCAGGCCACGGCCCAGGTCCGCGCCATCCTCGGCGACATCCAGAAGGCCACCGGCGGCGCCGTCATGGCCACCGAGCAGGGCAACAAGGCGGTGGAAGCCGGCGTCAAGCTCTCCGCCGAAGTGGGCGAGTCGATCCGGGTGCTGGCCGAGAGCATCGCCGAGGCCGCCCGGGCCGCCACCCAGATCGCCGTCTCCGCCCAGCAACAGATGGTGGGCATGGACCAGGCGGTGCTGGCGATCCAGAACATCCGCGAGGCCAGCAGCCAGAACGTGGCCAGCACCCGCCAGACCGAGAGCACGGCCCAGAGCCTTCACGAACTGGGCGTGAAACTGAAACAACTGGTGACCAGCTACCGGGCCTGAAGGAATTGTCGTGACAACTTCGCTCAAGGGTGCCAAACATTGGACATGACATGGACAAGAACAATGAAGCCTTCCTGAAGCGCCTCCTCGCCACTTTTCAGGGTGAGGCCGCAGAGCATGTCCAGGCGCTTTCTGCGGGATTGATCGAACTGGAAAAAACGACGGAACCAACCCAGCGCCAGAGCATCGTCGAAACCGTGTTCCGCGAGACCCACAGCCTCAAGGGCGCGGCTCGGGCCGTGGGCAAGACCGAGATCGAAACCCTCTGCCAGGCCATGGAACACTTTTTCTCCCTGCTCAAGGGGGGCGATATCGAACTCTCTCCGGCCCGCTTCGAGTTGCTCTACGACGCGGAGGACCTGCTCGGCAAGTTGCTCGCCGGCATCGGCGGGGAGCCCACCAAGGCGAATCTGGCGGCCCTGTGGGAGCTGACCCAGCGTTTCGCCGCCGCGACCGGCACTGCCGGCAACGGCAAGACCGCCACGATCGTCCCGGCCGCACAGACAGGCATGGCAGACATGGCGGCGCCAGAGCCGGTCACGCCCGCGCCGGCTCCTGCCACCGGCAGCCATAGCAATGCCTCCTCGGCACCGACAGCGGAGTCCGGGCCGGCGGAAACTCTCCTGGCACGGACGGGTGACACCGTGCGAGTGCCAGTGACGCGGCTGGATGCGATCCTGTTCCAGTCCGAATCCCTGTTGTCGGCCAAACTCACTGCCCACCAGCGCGCCCAGGACATCCGTGCGGCCCAGGGAGCCTTTGTCACCCTGGCCCAGCAGCGCGCCCGGATCGCGCCCGAGATCCGCGCCTTGCAGCGGCGTCAGGAAAGGTCCGAGCGCAAGGAAGGCCATGGCCGGACGGACCCGCAACTGCGGCGCCTGCTGGAATACCTGCTGCTGGAGGATGACTTCATCAAGGGCTATGAACCGCGGCTGGAAAACCTGGCCAAGGCCGCCGAGCACGACTGGCGAACCCTGGGGGGCATGGCGGACGGTCTGCTCGACGATGTGAAGATGGCCTTGATGCTGCCCGTGGCCTCGGCCATCGAAGTGCTGCCCAAATTCGTCCGGGATGGCGCCCGCAGCCAGGGCAAGGAAGTGGACTTCCATGTCAGCGGCGGCGAAACCGAGATCGACCGTCGCATCCTGGAAGATCTGCGCGATCCCCTGATCCATCTGATCCGCAACAGCCTCGACCATGGCGTCGAGAAGCCGGAGGCGCGCCTGGCGGCGGGCAAGCCGCGCCGGGGCCGCGTCGATCTCGGCATCAGCCAGATGGAAGGAGGGCGCATCGAAATCCTGGTGGCCGACGATGGCGCCGGCATTGCCCTGGACAAGGTGCGCGAAGCGGCACGCAAGCTGGGACTCAGCCATGGCGACGAGGAGGAAACCCAGGACGAGACAAGCCTGCTGGGTCTGATCTTCCAGTCCGGTCTCTCCACCAGCCCCATCATCACCGATCTTTCCGGCCGCGGCCTGGGCCTGGCCATCGTGCAGGAGAAGGTGGAACGCCTGGGTGGCTCGGTCACGGTGACCTCCAAGCCCGGCGCAGGCACCCGTTTCCGCCTCACCCTACCCCTGACCCTGTCCACCTTCCGTGGCGTGCATATCCGTTGCGGAGAACGGGAATTCATTTTTCCCACCATGCATCTGGCCCAGGTGGCGCGGGTGGCACAGCAGGAGATCACCACGGTGGAAAACCGCGAAACCATTCCCCTGGGCGGGCAGACCGTGTCCCTGATACGCCTGGCCCAGGTCCTGGACATCGCCGGGGACCCGGTGGAAACGGCGGAGGAGAATGTGCCGGTAGTAGTGGCCGGATCGGGGGAGAACCGCATCGCCTTCCTGATAGACGAGGTGCTGGGAGAACAGGAGGTCCTGGTCAAGAGTCTGGGCCGGCAACTGCGGCGGGTGCGCAACATCGTCGGCGCCACGGTGCTGGGCAATGGCCGGGTGGTACCCATCCTTCACGTGCCGGACCTGCTCAAGTCGGCGCGACGCAGCTCAGCGCCCGGCCTGCGGCCCATGGCTGCGGTGGTGGAGGAGCGCAAGTCTCTGCTGGTGGCGGAGGACTCCATCACTTCCCGCATGTTGCTCAAGGGCATTCTCGAAGCCGCCGGCTACCAGGTCAGGACCGCCGTGGATGGCCTGGATGCCTATACCCAGTTGCGCACCGAGCCCGCGGACCTGCTGGTATCGGATGTGGATATGCCCCGCATGAGCGGCTTCGACCTGACCGCCAGGATCAGGGCCGACAAGACCCTGGCGGATCTGCCGGTGGTACTGGTCACCGCCCTGGAGTCCCGGGAGGACAAGGAACGGGGCGCGGA from the Denitratisoma oestradiolicum genome contains:
- a CDS encoding methyl-accepting chemotaxis protein, which translates into the protein MNTTIGAKLWLSFLAILTILLVVGSASYLSTAKLTETAQLVSRTLEVQGRLKDLMNAMDDMQIAQRGYVITGEDSYLEPYHAARDQLDGILRGLKELTADSAEQQRRLEHIGPVISARVAYTGEIVELRRTKGFEPARKLMVTGKGKKLTDELQAIGREIEDQEVSLLKRRQEDARAGAESAVLTIIGGVLVAAALVAGAGIFLTRHIARPLQEVTEVAERITAGELATDLSPGNRKDEIGTLMQAFVRMAESLQAKSRLAEQIAAGNLGAQAVPDSPRDVLGNALAAMVESLRAKALLAEQIAGGDLSAQIAPQSPQDVLGNALAAMVASLRKMTQEIGEGINVLAASASEIVASTTQVASSSAETATAVSQTMATVEEVKQTSQLAAEKARQVSESAQRTVEISKSGRKSVDESVESMHRIQEQMESIAESIVRLSEQGQAIGEIIATVNDLAEQSNLLAVNAAIEAAKAGDQGKGFAVVAQEVKSLAEQSKQATAQVRAILGDIQKATGGAVMATEQGNKAVEAGVKLSAEVGESIRVLAESIAEAARAATQIAVSAQQQLVGMDQAVLAIQNIREASSQNVASTRQTEGAAQNLHELGVKLKQLVARYRA
- a CDS encoding methyl-accepting chemotaxis protein, which gives rise to MKTSIGAKLWLSFLAILAILLMVGSASYLSTVKLTETAQWVSHTREVQGRLKDLLIAMDDIQVGQRGYVITGEESYLEPYQAALGQVDGILRNLKELLANNTEQLRRLERIVPIVSNRLAHSKDLVELRRRKGYEAAHKVVMAGQGEKLMDELREVMKEMEDQELILLKQREEEARTSTEHTVQTIIGGVLAAAVLVVGAGIFLTRHIARPLREVTEVAERVTAGELATHLSPGNRDDEVGALMRAFVRMTQSLQGMATAAERVAGGDLTVQIAPQSPQDVLGNALAAMVASLRKMTQEIGEGINVLAASASEIVASTTQVASSSAETATAVSQTMATVEEVKQTSQLAAEKARQVSESAQRTVEISKSGRKSVDESVESMHRIQEQMESIAESIVRLSEQGQAIGEIIATVNDLAEQSNLLAVNAAIEAAKAGDQGKGFAVVAQEVKSLAEQSKQATAQVRAILGDIQKATGGAVMATEQGNKAVEAGVKLSAEVGESIRVLAESIAEAARAATQIAVSAQQQLVGMDQAVLAIQNIREASSQNVASTRQTEGAAQNLHELGVKLKQLVARYRA
- a CDS encoding methyl-accepting chemotaxis protein, coding for MYVPRDIRQLMPLWSRRLGGVSIVVGSMVLLGWLLDIPTLKSLHPDLVTMKANTALCFLSGGVSLYLWHGSDASLRQQRAASWCAQALVLVGGLTLAEYLLGRDFGIDQLLFREAEGAVATSSPGRMAPNTALSFILLGLALTNLTRSRQEDQLPRYSQELALAALVIALIALFGYAYGVHTLYGFASYTRMAVHTMGAFLVLASGVLIAVPNQGLMAVVTAPGSGGQLARRLLPAALAIPAIVGWLFMEGARKGAYDMAFALTLVVVSNILVFSVLIWWNSRSVEQVDRERQQTEERFRNAIEAAPNGIFIVDRNGRIILVNARAEQMFGYPRTELLGQSIEMLVPERFRARHSSYLTSYFHNPSTRPIGTGRDLFGKCRDEREFPVDIGLSPIHSDEGDFVLTTVIDISARKETEDALRQARDQLEVRVEERTRDLATANDAAQAEIIERKRVEQQLIQLMTEVQKTVDILAASASEIVASTTQVASSSAETATAVSQTMATVEEVKQTSQLAAEKARQVSESAQRTVEISKSGRKSVDESVESMHRIQEQMESIAESIVRLSEQGQAIGEIIATVNDLAEQSNLLAVNAAIEAAKAGDQGKGFAVVAQEVKSLAEQSKQATAQVRAILGDIQKATGGAVMATEQGNKAVEAGVKLSAEVGESIRVLAESIAEAARAATQIAVSAQQQMVGMDQAVLAIQNIREASSQNVASTRQTESTAQSLHELGVKLKQLVTSYRA
- a CDS encoding hybrid sensor histidine kinase/response regulator: MDKNNEAFLKRLLATFQGEAAEHVQALSAGLIELEKTTEPTQRQSIVETVFRETHSLKGAARAVGKTEIETLCQAMEHFFSLLKGGDIELSPARFELLYDAEDLLGKLLAGIGGEPTKANLAALWELTQRFAAATGTAGNGKTATIVPAAQTGMADMAAPEPVTPAPAPATGSHSNASSAPTAESGPAETLLARTGDTVRVPVTRLDAILFQSESLLSAKLTAHQRAQDIRAAQGAFVTLAQQRARIAPEIRALQRRQERSERKEGHGRTDPQLRRLLEYLLLEDDFIKGYEPRLENLAKAAEHDWRTLGGMADGLLDDVKMALMLPVASAIEVLPKFVRDGARSQGKEVDFHVSGGETEIDRRILEDLRDPLIHLIRNSLDHGVEKPEARLAAGKPRRGRVDLGISQMEGGRIEILVADDGAGIALDKVREAARKLGLSHGDEEETQDETSLLGLIFQSGLSTSPIITDLSGRGLGLAIVQEKVERLGGSVTVTSKPGAGTRFRLTLPLTLSTFRGVHIRCGEREFIFPTMHLAQVARVAQQEITTVENRETIPLGGQTVSLIRLAQVLDIAGDPVETAEENVPVVVAGSGENRIAFLIDEVLGEQEVLVKSLGRQLRRVRNIVGATVLGNGRVVPILHVPDLLKSARRSSAPGLRPMAAVVEERKSLLVAEDSITSRMLLKGILEAAGYQVRTAVDGLDAYTQLRTEPADLLVSDVDMPRMSGFDLTARIRADKTLADLPVVLVTALESREDKERGAEAGANAYIVKSSFDQSNLLAVIRRLL